One Mugil cephalus isolate CIBA_MC_2020 chromosome 17, CIBA_Mcephalus_1.1, whole genome shotgun sequence genomic window, TTGGTTACAAAGACGCCTTTCTTATGCCGGTTTGTTTAGATGTTTACTCTGTCATTAAAGTATATATAAACGGATCAAGCTCACATGGAGGAGAACCAGCTctttatcctcactagggtgcTGGAAGGGTTCGCTCAGCCACTCCATATGTGTTTtctggatttggagaaggcttaCCCCTGCGTCCCCAGAGGAGCATGAAAGGGGTCCCCAGAGACATCCTGTGGGAGTGCTCCAGGACTGTGGGGTGCATGGCCCCTGGCTAAgtgccattcagtccctgttcGAAAGGAGCGCAAGTTTGGTCCGTGTATCCGGCTGTAAGTTGGACCTGTTCCCAGTGAGAATTGGACTCCACCAGGTCTGCCCTTTGTCACTGGTTATGTGGATAACTTTTATGGACCAGGGTGACTGAATGAACATTGTATCCAATGTAAACCGAGTGTCTTTGATAAAGTGCTATGCAAAACCAAGGGATTACGATAATGCAGCAGTTTTCTCACAATATGAGCCATTTCtacattatgagctgttatAACATTATGtaaggctcataatgtaataagttattacattatgtgcaAAACCATTATTACATCATGCGCTCGTGATTTTATTACGTTATGAGccattattatattatgagtTGCTATATGAGttgctatatatatatgcatattgcacataaaaaaagtgcaacacCCGCAATTTGTAATAACTGATGCAAAACAactttggtcataatgttatgcacaACTTATTACAAAATGCAGCAAAGTTTATTACATATTGCGTTCAagatttttattacaaaatgtggCAGATTATTACATAATGATGTGAAACTCCCTCAGCGGACAgggcaacagtgtgtgacaatatccaggCCACTGCTGATATGCAACAGTCCAACATAATACATCAGCAATAtatcttaatattaattattaattaagccccaatgCTACTGGCGGTATCGTCGGCTGtcgctcagtaggtagagcgggttgtccacaaaccgaagggttagtggttcgatccccagaatgtgccatatgcacaagagtccttgagcaagacactgaacccccagttgctcccagtgtgtccGTGACTgcaaaagcactttgagtaccaataggtagaagagtgctatataaaagcaagaccatttctTATATGCATATGGTACTGCCCGTTTGAAGGTCTATTTTATGACAATGTGTTTCGactttttttctcgaaattttgacttttttctcaaagtacatgatgaaaaaaaatctacctcctctaatttttttctcatgggtggccctaatacttaACTGTATCTTGGTGTTGGTCTTCTTTGGTCCTCAAGTGGTTCTTTTGCTTCATATGGGGAAATCACAATCAATCCCATTTcacaacacaggacacacagAACCAAAGaccatgataaaaaaataatccgCAGCGTGTTCTAGATGCAGAATCTTGATATCAAGGTGGGTCTTCTGAGATCTTCTGAATAATGGAGTGCTACTTCCCCTTGGTCCGTGTGGCACTGATATACAGACATCCCAAAACCCTGTGTCACAGTGGATTTATCCTCTCTCCTCGTTGTCTCCTTACATACATCATTCTGCTCCTTCAAAATATTTAACTGTGATTCATCAGGAAATGTGGACTTGTTTCCTCTCCTGAGAAATGGCTTGGACAAAATACTCATCCTCTgggaacacagaggaagaacagCCTTCTTTTCACTGGATAGTGGTCTTAAATTCTTTATTTAGTCATTTCTGTATACGCGATGAAGattctttgtctgtctctcagtgaACAAAGAGTGATGATTTAATCTTCTGCTACTTAGTTTTGGTCTGACTGTGACTTGTACAACTGATCCAGAATACACAGTGGTTTTCAGAGCAGGGGGAGCTGGTGCCTATCTCAACTGGGATACTGTTGACAGGTCGCCAGTCAGTCACAGTAGATCAAATCCAGCACATACATCTTCTGTATACATCCCATTGTTGATGATGggttctttgtgtgtgtgtacctgaaCTGATCCTTGAGACATGCGTTCCTGGTTGAGCGTGCGTCGTCTTTCCCAGCGGTGGATGGAGTCCTGAACTTCTCTGCTGAGCTGCCGTGTTGCTGACCTCTGCTGGTCAAATGTCTTTATGTGCTCCAGCGCTCCATAGGTGGTGGTCAGATAATAggaacctacacacacacacacacacacttcactgtTAATGGTCACCAATGATTAAAAttccatgttccatgtttcgcTGCATATATGAATACGTACTTAAgatacaaaatgaaatgagtgtACCTTCTCCTAGTGTTAATGATGGGTCCATCAACTCCATCATATATTCAACATCGAGCTGCAAATCAGACAGATTGGATCTAGCCAGGACATACATCATTACAGGCAGGAAGTCATCAGCACCATGAGCCcgccctacacacacacacacacacacacacacataaatgttttCACAGGGTAAACTCCAGAGAGGAAgcttattttgacatttaaacactCATTGCTGTGAGGCAATCTTTACTTTGCACACAGACTTGTATCCACACTAATCTAATCGATGTAAAGTGTAAAGTACTAAAGTGTGTTTTTGACCAGTCGGGGTAGAATCACTTTGGAAAAAGCATCAGtgctttcttttcatttcttatgATTCTTGCAGTTTTCTAACTGGAAATGATCTaactggaaaaggagaaatgaTGACCACAATTTGTCAGAATTAAGCTATTTGAGTCACTAGgcccaataaaaaaagaacacataGGCTGGACAACAAACCTTAAAGGTCTGCCTAGATTGCCAAATGCATGACGTGAATCGAATCTTTCTTAATATATGCCTGGAACAAATGTATGACACAGCGAACATATCTTCAGGTGACGCACAGTGTGTTTACTTATGtaaccaaaaaatatataaaaaatactagTCTGAGTTTAAAGCGCTGATAGATGATCTGACCTGGGCAGCTGACAGACATAGAGTCATAGATGATCTTGCAGGCCTTGAGTAGCAGCTCGATCTTTTTTTGAGGAGAATACTCTAGATGGAGTTTGTTCAGTTTAAGGCTGATCTTTTCCATGGCAGAGGCCTCGGGGACAGCTGTAGTTACTCCTAATGCCGTCGTTGTGCTGCCTAGGACAATGGACTGACACACACAACGATACATATTTATAGAAATGTATTGTACAGTACTGAaaattttatacatatattgcAACTGCAGTGCTGTAGCTGTGTGTATTGgtaataattttatttcacttaatattaatattaccaCTGCAAAAGTGCTCATGTCCAGTCCCACCTGGTTCTGTGCCAGTTGTTTGAGGCTGCCGATGTTGGAGTGCAGTGTCTCCAGACTCTGGTAGATTGGCTCCCTCAGTGGCTTCAGGACACTTTTACACAGAGCAGCTTCTACTATGTTCTCTGTGAGGGCACGCAGACAATATTCATTACGCTTATTTCCATGTTGCTCATAGCCAACAGCTGACAGCAACCCCACTAACTCAAAGACCTTAATCACAGGCAATACAAGATAACAAGGAAGGCAGACTGTGGCTGTCAAAGCTGAAtcgtgtctttttttcttctcacccACACAAGACATGATGTTGTAGCATATAAAAAGGTAGAAGGAAGTGGCGGTTTTAGTAAATTACCATAAGCTAGTTCCATATAACACTAATAAAGAACTGAAAAAGAGGGGGATTACAAAGTATAACTTTATTAATACTTACCTAGTTTATCTTGAGTGTACTGGTGTTGTGGCTCCAACATGGCCTGCAGCTCTGTACTTTGCAGAAGGTAACTCTTCAGCTGAGTCATCATCTGCCTGATCTCCTGTAACAGCTCAGTGGAGGTCGtgtgttttgacattgtttCCAAGGTGAAAGCGCGGTGCTCTTTTACCTAAATGCAAAGCATTAACACTTTGGTTAAATGCGATGGGTGTTGGTGTCAGAAATTGAACTAAAAATACCAAACAGGTCAGAAGCTTCCCGTATCTGTGCACTCACCAGGTTACCAAAGTAGCTCAGGGGGTCCCTGGCCAGCTCCACGATGCGCTGTGTGAGACGCCGGTCATGGCTGATGAGTCCGGTGAGGACGGTTGACAGGCGATAGCGAGCTCTGTCCAGCATAACAGTGGTGGGGGTTCTCCTTACTGGTGCTTTGGGGCTGCGGCTCCCTGCAATCCGACTACAGATAAACATATGGAAATATTAAGTTTGCATTCAACCCCCTGCTTTGACCAACACAGTCACAATCACCTTTTCTTTTGTACACCTACTCTACACCTACCTACTTATGTACTGACTCTCAATACATCTGGAAATACTTCTCCACAGATaaactttcatttcatgttaaaaagaaattgttttgtgggttctctttgtccacTTTCATGACCCAAATCTGAAAATCTACTGatattttgagtcattttaatgaaaacgtATAGCACATATAATTTTCTTTGCTTAAATATAATTCAACTTAAGCAGCATTGGTGTAAAAACCTGGCATCTGCAAACTATATGTTCTGTAAGAAGATACAGCATGACTTATATAGCAACATTGACCAGGGGATAGTGGATTTGTTCAGGACCAGTACTTTGCCCCAGTTATTCCTGGGATCTGTTCCACTATCATATACTGTACACCAGTGGTATTTGTGAATAGTCAGGTATCTACATCTGACATAATTCTGATAATTGCCACAGCGCCAAAGTGCCTTTTAAGACCACAGATGTGTGGAGTTGTTTAAAAAGCTCCGGCAAATTCCCACTAACACAAATACTGAACATGGCAAAATACAGTTCAGATGATTTGTTGGGCATATACTGTAAGCCTAACATGGTTCCCTTTACAACATCCACTCTGTTATAAAATTATTTGCCTAGTTATGTGGTGtgactgtatttatatttaagtgTGATCAGTGTAAAATCACAGCATTGCTATAGAATGCTATGACATTTAACTGATGAGACACATTGGTCTGGACACTGTTGCCAGTCACTCACATGGttctaaataaaacttaaactacTACTGATTCAAAGAGTGGTTAGCAAGTTTGTGCACAGCACATACTCAttcgtttttttcctccccaccCATAGGTTCTCACTCAGCCATCAGAATTAATGAATCAGTCTGAGTTTTCAAGGCACTGGGGACACCTCAGTCAACTGTCAGTAAGTGGCTGCACTGTGTCCATCTCTCTTAATGCATCCGTGGGACAGACATAGACCTACTTGGGCTGTGGTTCTTGTTCCTGGCTCtgctctccttcttcctctgtgctACTGGAGCAGGAGTCCGGGTCCGTTCCCAGGACAGCACTGCCCTGTGGTGAGTACAGTGACACATCTGGACGCCGTGCtggggatggaggaggggggattCTCATCCCAGCACTCTGATTGTTCAGTCCTGCTCCAGCCTGGCTGGAGGACAGAGCTGATTCCTGGAGACACGGTTTTGTCCTTGGAGGAGGCACTGGACGGGATGGTTTCTTTACCAATGGTGGACATTGTGGGCTGGCTTTTGGTTTATCTTCCTTCTCCATTTTcacctctttttcctccttctcatcctctttCCCCGTGTTTTCCCTGTCCTTGTTAACATCCACCTCTTGTTGGCTGCTGCTCTCTTGCTCAGTACCGTCTCCCAGCAGACCTGGTTTACTTCTTgtcttctcctttcctttctctccaccctcctctctctcagttCTCTTTGCAGGATATtgtcccttctctctctctgtcccctctCCTACCTCTCGGTCAGTGCTTTTTCTGGAAGAGGTGCGTCGGACGGGAGCAGGAGGCAGGGGAGGAGCAGCTCGGCTCTGCAAGGGAACAGGAGGTCTCGACGGCGGAGGAGGTGATGTTGACACTaacttcctctcttctctctcccctactcctccccttccttcctcttttttctcagCTTCTGGCGTTGCAGAAGGTAATGTTTGATGGGAGGGGGGAGATGAGAAGAGGAGACCCATCCCAGACCCTGTTCCCAGGCTAGGGGGTCTGGGTGGAGGGCGTTTGTATTTAACCTCCGGGTTGGATGTAGTTTTAGTCAGACTTTTGAGTTGTAGGCTGACGTTCGGTGGCACTTCTCCATTCAGCAGGGAGGAGGCGCTGTTTTGATTAGTGACTGCATCATGTTTGGAGCTGGAGAGAGGGTTCGGGTCTTTGCTGGGCTTCTCCTCCACAGTGACTGGGTTGACGTGCAGATACATATTAGACTGGAAGTTGAGATTCTGTTGTAAAGCTAGGTCCTTGTTCTTACTCTGCTGGTTCAGATCAGACATCCAGAAATCTGCAAAACAAGTAGTCAGTGTTAAGAAATTTGCTTTGTTCGtattatttatcacttttttgCTGGATAGTTTGGGGTGTTCCAGTCACACATCTCTGCCTTGAATATATTTTCACCTTGGCTAggtgcagtttattttaatatcatgtTCAAGTCGATAGTAATGTATGCTTATTCAATCTCTTGCTGAGAGATGCCAAAATCAATACCACTGATTTATGTGCTGGACTATTATTCCAGTCCTGAATCTATCAAGGATCTGGCTACTGTATTCTGCACCCATTTATTTCCAGGGTCAGTTTCTCAGTGGGTCTATACACCATAGAAGCCTCTGCAGGCTACAGACTTCCAGATGATTCCCTATTGTTTCCCATGAATCATGTCCACTACATTCAACCATTAACCAAGCTTGTCAGCTGATAGTTGGCTCCCTGGTTCCACACACATGAATGGGATAAAGTGATTTATTCATAAACTTTAGTACGGTGGTCAAGAGAGGTCAACACACCGTCTgcaacacatgcaaacagacaaagGACAAGTAAAGTAAGAAAACGTCtgtattattttgacaatcTATGCTCTGCAAAGAATTGCAAACGACAATGGAAATATAACCCCAGTAAGAGATAAGCCTGGCTAGGGCACAAATTTCACGGCTTTGGAGTAACTGACATTAATTACTTGTCTTTGGTGTTGGAATTTAgttaattcagttttaaaataacatgatcagtataagacttttttttttaattttttttttatttaattttcttgttaTTTCAAATAATCTGACGTCATACAGGGTTCTTTTGCActctttgaatatttaaatatttattcagaggcttttcattacttttttgGTGTCCCCTGGACATATTTCTATAGTCGTCTGTGCTACTTACAGTGTGTATTTTAGCACACGAGTTGACCACCTTCTTGTTTGGTTTGGGAGCAGTGCAGTGACTTGAATCAGTGACTGGAACCTTCATTGTAAGGTGACTGAACGCGGACATTGCTCGTCTCAGTGGTTTCATATTCTTCATACTTCATACTTCAAAATGTGCATTCGTTCTTcgtctgtatgttttttttagccTGCCAACATTGgtttatattctattctattctaaacaATTCAGCTTAACCAAGTTCTTGATACATATTCCATTGTATGTTATTTAGTTCAGGGACTTGACCAACTTTAATGCCCTAATAACATAAAATCATGTACCTGCACCCATGGCAGAGATGGCATCCAGTTCCTCCTTGGTAGTTGCCGTGGTAATGGCCTGTGGTAACCTCAGGGGGACAGCTAGGATGTCTCTGATTGGTAGATTAAATTAGATACACTCAGCACAGCATTTAAGCAGGTAGTCATATTATGTCTGTGCCTTTGCtctatttatgtttgtgtgtgtgtgcatgtcttgtGTGTTACATCTCATTTGTGAGAAAATGCACGTGCTGTTAAGTGTACATGGTGTATCTGCATTGTTTAATTACTAATATGCAACAGTCTGCTCATGTATTTAGTATAAAGGCAGAGAAGCCTTTCCTCCTGGGTGGATGTAGTGTAAACATGATATTTTGGTATATGTTCATACTACACTGTACACATATGCACATGTACACTTGTGTGTTACCTGCTGGCACAGTAGAAGGAGATCAGTTTGAAGATGTCGTCAAACACCAGAGAGGAACCATCTAAGTGGACAACTGAGAGAGAAAGCAATTCCTGTTTGACTTTGCCACATGCAAAACTTGCaatttgtatttaaacaaaCTCAAGTTTTAATCATAGCTGCTGGAAGCAGAGGTTGCTCTAGCGTGGAACACATACACGTCCTGTGTTGTTTGACGTCCAGGTTGCGTACGAGCGCTGCTCCCTGCTCGTCAGGCAGCCGCACTGATATCGCCGTGGCCTTGTCCGCTGTACTGTGTACCAGGAATGTCTGTAAATACCAGCGTGATACCCTGTTAAGTTTGAGGTCAGGCAAGGTAGAGAAATATGCTGACTCCGGTTTTAGTAATGCAGCGCAGCAGAGCATGTGGACAAAACAAGCAGTACGCACAAATGCAATCTTCTGTTTTTAGATTATATTTTAAACCTGCATCaaattttaatacatttttcacagcaaagataaaacatgaactacaactaaaaaaaatgagatgttACATGTTAGTTAGTAAAActgtgtggtggaggtggtaGATTTTGCTGTAGACCAGCTGTCTCCCTGGAATAACgtattgttttctgtctgtctcacctggTGGAACAGAGAGGCTGTCTACTCACACCAGGGGCACACTGCAGCAGAGCGGAGCACAGCTTTACACTTGAGActattttcttcagttttatgCGCCATAGAACAGTGTTTGTTTGCGGGGCTCTGAGTGCTGCCAAAATGTAGGTCACCCACTCACAATGCTTTACTTTAACGCACTCGCGTGGACGAATCACGTGCAGACACTGTGATTTTGTCATCTAACTTCAAAACTGAATACAACACATCGTTACCTTGCCAGAATGCTGAACCGTTCCTTTATTAGAAACAGCCCCGTTAGGGGATTTCCACTTTTAATGATGAGCTGCTTATGAACCCACCCACTTCCACAGAAGCCATTACAAAATTACGTGTGCGGCAGGATAAGAAGACAAACTAAAGTCTTCTGGCTGACTGTCAAAAGACAACAGTGAAAAGAGTGTGTGAAGATGTGCGTCTCACCCCAGCTGTCTCTTTCTCCATTATACTAGTGGCTTGGTCTTGGGTGAGTCCTTTGGGCTGCCAAACAGAGGTGCTCCCAGCCAGCCGATCTGTGGAACTCAGCAACGAGGAAGCTTGTGAGGATGTGGGGATAACagggggagatggaggaggggggaatGAAAAGGATGAGACTGTAGGAGataatggaggaggaagagcagcaggaggagaagaagagggcgGGAGATCAGAG contains:
- the rin3 gene encoding LOW QUALITY PROTEIN: ras and Rab interactor 3 (The sequence of the model RefSeq protein was modified relative to this genomic sequence to represent the inferred CDS: inserted 1 base in 1 codon), with amino-acid sequence MELRETDXVEHSICGVMMEASVVSQDTSPLTGALGTPSVPPSSPLSPPSLPSHPPARPCRPRPPPPTVKSSQLPSRPPLPPSTPPSLPPPLPPVQAPPPTITSNPLLPSCPPPVSPVVSPPPLASLQSTASSDLPPSSSPPAALPPPLSPTVSSFSFPPPPSPPVIPTSSQASSLLSSTDRLAGSTSVWQPKGLTQDQATSIMEKETAGTFLVHSTADKATAISVRLPDEQGAALVRNLDVKQHRTFVHLDGSSLVFDDIFKLISFYCASRDILAVPLRLPQAITTATTKEELDAISAMGADFWMSDLNQQSKNKDLALQQNLNFQSNMYLHVNPVTVEEKPSKDPNPLSSSKHDAVTNQNSASSLLNGEVPPNVSLQLKSLTKTTSNPEVKYKRPPPRPPSLGTGSGMGLLFSSPPSHQTLPSATPEAEKKEEGRGGVGEREERKLVSTSPPPPSRPPVPLQSRAAPPLPPAPVRRTSSRKSTDREVGEGTEREKGQYPAKRTEREEGGEKGKEKTRSKPGLLGDGTEQESSSQQEVDVNKDRENTGKEDEKEEKEVKMEKEDKPKASPQCPPLVKKPSRPVPPPRTKPCLQESALSSSQAGAGLNNQSAGMRIPPPPSPARRPDVSLYSPQGSAVLGTDPDSCSSSTEEEGEQSQEQEPQPNRIAGSRSPKAPVRRTPTTVMLDRARYRLSTVLTGLISHDRRLTQRIVELARDPLSYFGNLVKEHRAFTLETMSKHTTSTELLQEIRQMMTQLKSYLLQSTELQAMLEPQHQYTQDKLENIVEAALCKSVLKPLREPIYQSLETLHSNIGSLKQLAQNQSIVLGSTTTALGVTTAVPEASAMEKISLKLNKLHLEYSPQKKIELLLKACKIIYDSMSVSCPGRAHGADDFLPVMMYVLARSNLSDLQLDVEYMMELMDPSLTLGEGSYYLTTTYGALEHIKTFDQQRSATRQLSREVQDSIHRWERRRTLNQERMSQGSVQDFLTVCCPEIGSNPKTLGVLPTTTIQQLTEQCATRFEQDSYILSVYMNDVHQPLAPTDIALSVKNSCQPGAYCFVYHPIGQPNSQPQRSCPTDPPPALPPVPPPVPPPAPPSVLPPVLPPAPPAESFLPADIATVSAAQPEVEEESLISL